A genomic window from Levilactobacillus yonginensis includes:
- a CDS encoding CidA/LrgA family protein, producing MAANKKVSSAEAPEKEQASPILIQMGIFAAILFVSSLISPLFPASFPVPTPVVGLILLYVLLATHIVKLRNVEKFGDFLISLIAFLFVPSGIQLAASLKVLQAEGVKIIIVVIIATIVMLVVIAYTTAGFIWIRKHVFHGNTDIDQ from the coding sequence ATGGCTGCTAATAAAAAAGTTTCATCAGCAGAAGCTCCTGAAAAGGAACAAGCTTCTCCCATCTTGATTCAAATGGGTATCTTCGCTGCTATTCTGTTCGTTTCCAGCCTTATTTCCCCTCTGTTTCCTGCTAGTTTTCCGGTGCCTACGCCAGTGGTCGGACTGATTCTCCTCTACGTCCTACTAGCCACCCACATCGTAAAGCTCCGGAATGTTGAGAAGTTTGGGGACTTCTTAATCAGTTTAATTGCCTTTCTGTTCGTTCCCTCAGGAATTCAGCTGGCTGCCAGTCTAAAGGTACTGCAAGCTGAAGGCGTTAAGATCATCATCGTGGTCATCATTGCCACAATTGTGATGCTGGTCGTCATTGCCTACACCACGGCCGGATTTATTTGGATTCGGAAGCACGTCTTCCACGGAAATACCGATATCGACCAATAA
- a CDS encoding redox-sensing transcriptional repressor Rex, whose amino-acid sequence MTDQKIPRATAKRLPIYYRYLNILLDADKTRVSSTELSEAVKVDSATIRRDFSYFGALGKRGYGYDVESLLKFFKKILNQDRLTNVALIGVGNLGHALLNFNFHQDSNVRISAAFDVNEDIANTIQSGVPIYPMTDLRTQLEEQQIEVAILTVPSPVAQEVTNNAIAGGIKGILNFTPLRITVPKNIRVQNVDLTNELQTLIYFLEHYNDKN is encoded by the coding sequence TTGACAGACCAAAAGATTCCCCGCGCAACAGCTAAACGGTTACCAATTTACTACCGTTACCTGAATATTTTGCTGGACGCGGACAAGACACGTGTTTCATCGACCGAGCTATCAGAGGCCGTTAAAGTTGATTCTGCAACTATTCGGCGTGATTTTTCCTACTTCGGTGCCCTAGGTAAACGAGGTTACGGATATGATGTCGAAAGTTTATTGAAGTTTTTCAAGAAGATCTTGAACCAAGATCGCTTGACCAACGTTGCCTTGATCGGTGTTGGTAACTTGGGTCACGCGTTGTTGAATTTCAACTTTCACCAAGACAGTAATGTTCGGATCAGTGCAGCTTTTGACGTGAATGAAGACATCGCAAACACCATTCAGAGTGGGGTACCGATCTATCCTATGACTGATTTACGAACGCAGCTGGAAGAACAACAGATTGAAGTGGCAATTTTGACCGTGCCATCACCCGTTGCACAAGAGGTAACGAACAACGCCATTGCTGGTGGTATCAAGGGTATCTTGAACTTCACACCACTGCGGATCACGGTGCCAAAAAACATTCGGGTACAAAACGTTGATTTGACCAACGAGTTGCAAACGTTGATCTATTTCTTGGAACATTATAACGATAAAAACTAA
- the rimI gene encoding ribosomal protein S18-alanine N-acetyltransferase, which yields MLKKFKVWYKNIFGSRNELAREEAMDVKNHRVEIRDVTYFVAKALFTDIPEMIEIEKAVYAGKAPWDSTAFANELRREKDRLYLVVRKDDRLLAFIGSTFDDRTRDAHITNIAVLPEFQSRGLGRFLLGVMIKKARQMGYKSVSLEVRVSNQNAQKLYRELNFEQSGIKRGYYFGDHEDAADMTLYLNDESDSD from the coding sequence ATGTTGAAAAAATTTAAAGTCTGGTATAAAAATATATTTGGAAGTCGAAATGAGCTTGCCCGTGAGGAAGCTATGGACGTGAAGAACCACCGGGTAGAGATTCGTGATGTCACTTACTTCGTGGCCAAGGCATTGTTTACCGACATTCCAGAAATGATTGAGATTGAAAAGGCGGTCTACGCGGGTAAGGCACCGTGGGATTCAACGGCGTTTGCCAATGAATTACGGCGCGAGAAAGACCGGTTGTACTTAGTGGTACGGAAGGATGACCGGCTGTTGGCTTTCATTGGCAGCACGTTTGATGATCGGACTCGTGATGCTCACATTACCAACATTGCCGTCTTACCAGAATTTCAAAGTCGGGGCTTGGGCCGTTTCCTATTAGGTGTCATGATCAAGAAGGCGCGTCAGATGGGCTATAAGTCCGTGAGTTTAGAGGTTCGAGTTTCAAATCAAAATGCTCAAAAGCTGTACCGTGAGTTGAACTTTGAACAATCTGGCATTAAGCGGGGGTATTACTTCGGTGATCATGAAGACGCTGCTGATATGACGTTGTATTTAAATGATGAATCTGATTCAGACTAA
- the tsaD gene encoding tRNA (adenosine(37)-N6)-threonylcarbamoyltransferase complex transferase subunit TsaD, whose product MSPTDKRNLILAFESSCDETSVAVIEDGRKILSNIVATQIKSHQRFGGVVPEVASRHHIEEVTLCIADALNEAQVGYDDLDAVAVTYGPGLVGALLIGVTAAKTVAFAHNLPLIPVNHMAGHIYAARYVEPIEFPAMALLVSGGHTELVYMPAENEFEIIGETRDDAAGEAYDKVGRVMGVNYPAGKTVDEWAHQGHDTFKFPRAMEKDDNFDFSFSGLKSAFINTTHHADQIGETLNKQDLSASFQQAVVDVLAEKTQRALADYPVKQLILAGGVAANQGLRERLERDLSSNPTTHLVKAPLKLCGDNAAMIGAFAYVAFKHGVFTDATLNADPSLEFDWVADPVK is encoded by the coding sequence GTGAGTCCAACGGATAAGCGAAATTTAATTTTAGCATTTGAGTCGAGTTGTGACGAAACGAGTGTGGCGGTGATTGAAGACGGACGTAAAATCTTGTCCAACATTGTGGCAACTCAGATTAAGAGCCACCAACGGTTTGGCGGCGTTGTGCCCGAGGTTGCCAGTCGGCATCACATTGAAGAAGTAACGTTATGCATCGCTGATGCTTTGAACGAAGCCCAGGTCGGCTATGATGATTTGGACGCCGTGGCTGTGACTTATGGTCCTGGTTTGGTTGGGGCTTTGTTGATTGGTGTGACGGCGGCTAAGACGGTGGCTTTTGCCCACAATTTACCCTTGATCCCGGTTAATCATATGGCGGGACACATCTATGCGGCCCGTTACGTGGAACCAATTGAATTTCCAGCTATGGCGCTGTTAGTTTCAGGAGGGCATACCGAGCTGGTTTACATGCCAGCTGAAAATGAATTTGAAATCATCGGTGAAACGCGGGATGACGCTGCCGGTGAAGCTTATGACAAAGTCGGCCGGGTCATGGGGGTTAACTACCCAGCTGGTAAGACGGTTGATGAGTGGGCCCACCAAGGCCACGATACGTTCAAGTTTCCCCGGGCAATGGAAAAGGACGACAACTTCGACTTTAGTTTTAGTGGGTTGAAGAGTGCTTTCATCAACACCACGCACCATGCTGATCAGATTGGCGAAACCCTGAATAAGCAGGATTTGTCCGCTAGTTTCCAACAGGCGGTCGTTGATGTTTTAGCTGAGAAGACCCAGCGGGCACTGGCTGATTATCCCGTTAAGCAATTGATCTTGGCTGGTGGTGTGGCTGCCAATCAGGGGCTGCGTGAACGTTTGGAACGTGATTTATCCAGCAATCCTACGACTCATCTAGTTAAAGCTCCCCTCAAGTTGTGTGGCGATAATGCTGCCATGATTGGGGCGTTTGCCTACGTGGCGTTTAAGCACGGCGTCTTTACTGACGCAACGTTGAATGCTGATCCTAGTTTGGAATTCGACTGGGTGGCTGATCCCGTTAAATAG
- a CDS encoding LrgB family protein, whose protein sequence is MISLNVAAEMAVWGKWLGDGLSKTATGASAGNAVFGIFLTLVVFLIGQWLFKISKGFFIFQPLFVGMVLGIFILFLLAKAFGTDTATFYKSAYLPGGNIIFWFLNPATIAFAIPLYRRNDIVKRFWLEIVLSLVVGLIISLFIIYEAGKLFGLSKGTLASLLPTGATTAIAMPIAAAIGGNPAITAMVCILNAVIIYALGDWLVKVFRINNDPIGAGLGLGTAGKTVGSAKALQLGSIQGSMASIAVVVISIVVDLVVPQFASLVGLR, encoded by the coding sequence ATGATCAGCTTAAATGTTGCCGCCGAGATGGCGGTTTGGGGCAAGTGGCTAGGCGATGGCCTAAGTAAAACGGCCACGGGTGCCTCTGCGGGTAACGCTGTTTTTGGGATTTTTCTCACGTTGGTCGTCTTCTTAATCGGCCAATGGCTTTTCAAGATTAGTAAGGGATTCTTTATCTTCCAACCCCTATTTGTGGGAATGGTATTAGGAATCTTTATTCTCTTCCTCCTGGCCAAAGCATTTGGCACGGACACTGCCACCTTTTACAAATCGGCCTACCTTCCTGGAGGAAATATCATCTTCTGGTTCTTAAACCCAGCAACCATCGCCTTTGCCATTCCTCTGTACCGACGGAATGACATCGTTAAGCGTTTCTGGTTAGAAATTGTCCTCTCACTGGTCGTTGGACTGATCATCTCGTTATTCATCATCTACGAGGCTGGTAAGCTCTTTGGACTGTCTAAGGGGACGTTGGCTTCATTACTACCTACCGGGGCCACCACGGCCATTGCAATGCCAATTGCGGCAGCTATCGGTGGGAACCCAGCCATTACTGCCATGGTTTGTATCCTAAACGCCGTTATCATCTACGCGTTAGGTGACTGGCTGGTAAAAGTCTTCCGGATCAACAACGACCCCATCGGTGCCGGGTTAGGATTAGGGACCGCTGGGAAGACGGTGGGTTCAGCCAAAGCCTTACAACTGGGATCTATTCAAGGGTCCATGGCCTCCATCGCCGTCGTCGTTATCTCAATCGTCGTCGACCTGGTGGTTCCACAGTTTGCTTCACTGGTTGGCCTACGCTAA
- the tsaB gene encoding tRNA (adenosine(37)-N6)-threonylcarbamoyltransferase complex dimerization subunit type 1 TsaB: MKILAIDTSNRPLSVAVLDDSTVLAAITVTVHQKHAEYLLPEIERLMSMAGLEPTDLDRIVVAAGPGSYTGIRIAVTTAKTLATTLNIELVAVSSLATLAANVPVEGALVAPLFDARNQNVFAGLYRIKDGQPTAVIADGHTSITTFLEAVKEYAEPVWFLGDADHFTDLINTTVSAATPRISSWLNLPQVATIGLLGQQMTPVKDVDRFVPNYLRLTQAEAEWRAKNPKEDVESYVEKI, from the coding sequence ATGAAGATTTTAGCAATTGATACATCAAATCGACCGCTGAGTGTTGCCGTCTTAGATGACAGCACGGTGTTAGCTGCCATCACGGTAACCGTTCACCAAAAACATGCAGAGTACTTGTTACCCGAAATTGAACGTTTGATGAGTATGGCTGGGTTAGAGCCAACAGACCTGGACCGTATCGTTGTGGCAGCTGGTCCGGGCTCTTATACCGGAATTCGGATTGCCGTGACAACGGCTAAGACACTGGCTACAACGTTGAATATCGAACTGGTAGCCGTATCAAGCTTGGCTACATTGGCTGCTAATGTGCCAGTTGAAGGGGCCTTGGTGGCCCCACTATTTGATGCTCGTAATCAGAATGTATTCGCTGGTTTATATCGGATTAAAGACGGTCAACCAACGGCAGTCATTGCAGATGGCCATACGAGTATTACAACTTTTTTGGAAGCCGTTAAGGAATATGCAGAACCTGTCTGGTTCTTGGGAGATGCTGATCACTTCACTGATCTGATTAACACCACTGTGTCAGCTGCCACACCACGAATTAGTTCTTGGTTGAACTTGCCACAAGTGGCGACAATTGGCTTATTAGGACAGCAAATGACGCCTGTGAAGGACGTCGACCGCTTCGTGCCCAACTATCTTCGTTTGACGCAGGCTGAAGCCGAATGGCGCGCTAAGAATCCGAAAGAGGACGTCGAATCATATGTTGAAAAAATTTAA
- a CDS encoding ABC-F family ATP-binding cassette domain-containing protein gives MILLQVQQVTRRFGATVLFENVSMDVPEHGRVALVGRNGAGKSTLLKMIAGETRPDVGQITTKRGLTMGYQAQNAGLASTKTVWNEMLSVFAKLRAMENRIHELEVDMSDPTVIADEERFQQVSATYDQLQQDFSDQNGYGYQAEIRGVLHGFEFGEEYYDKPINELSGGQRTQLALAKLLLERPDLLILDEPTNHLDVETLTWLEGYLQGYPGAILVVSHDRYFLDHVVNDVYDMAHGGLVHYPGNYSHYISSKAERLRQEWKEYDKQQAEIGKLEDFVNKNIVRASTTKRAQARRKQLEKMDKMDKPEGDEKVARFTFKPHRQSGNVVLDVVNGAVGYDDQILCQPVNLDIKKHQAVAIVGPNGIGKSTLLKTILGRIPAIQGQIIFGTGVDAGYYDQDQATLHDKKTVLHELWDDHPTTPEGDIRSILGSFLFTGSDVDKSVHSLSGGERARLLLTKLALRHDNFLMLDEPTNHLDIDSREVLETALNEFDGTILFVSHDRYFINQVATQVVELAPTGTTRYLGDYDYYVSKKAEQDAYAAKEAAEAEAAHPTVTAPKQTQVDYQQQKEQQKAKRKLSRQVDALEERLGDLEKQKTAVETEMSAPENFNDAGKLGDLQADLTRITTELDNTETDWTEKSLALEEFEN, from the coding sequence GTGATTCTATTACAAGTGCAACAAGTGACGCGTCGGTTTGGTGCCACCGTTTTATTTGAGAATGTCAGTATGGATGTCCCTGAACACGGTCGAGTCGCTCTCGTTGGCCGTAACGGCGCGGGTAAGTCGACTCTGCTCAAGATGATTGCCGGAGAAACCCGGCCTGACGTTGGCCAGATCACCACCAAGCGTGGCCTGACAATGGGCTATCAAGCACAAAATGCTGGCCTGGCCTCCACCAAAACCGTTTGGAACGAAATGCTGAGCGTCTTCGCAAAACTCCGTGCCATGGAAAATCGGATTCACGAATTAGAAGTCGATATGAGTGACCCCACCGTCATTGCGGACGAAGAACGCTTTCAACAGGTCAGTGCCACTTATGATCAATTACAACAAGACTTCAGCGACCAAAATGGTTACGGCTATCAGGCCGAAATTCGCGGCGTATTGCATGGATTTGAATTTGGTGAGGAATACTATGACAAACCCATCAATGAACTATCCGGTGGTCAGCGAACTCAGCTTGCCCTGGCGAAACTCCTATTGGAACGCCCCGACCTCTTAATCCTCGATGAACCCACCAACCACTTGGACGTTGAAACCTTAACCTGGTTGGAAGGCTACCTGCAGGGGTATCCGGGCGCTATCCTGGTTGTTTCTCATGACCGGTACTTCCTGGACCACGTAGTCAACGACGTCTACGATATGGCACACGGGGGCTTGGTTCACTACCCTGGTAACTACTCCCATTACATTTCATCAAAGGCCGAACGGCTCCGCCAGGAATGGAAGGAATACGACAAGCAACAAGCTGAAATCGGCAAACTTGAGGACTTTGTGAATAAAAATATCGTTCGCGCTTCCACAACCAAACGAGCCCAGGCTCGCCGGAAACAGTTGGAAAAAATGGACAAGATGGATAAGCCTGAGGGTGACGAAAAAGTTGCCCGGTTCACCTTTAAGCCCCACCGACAGAGTGGTAACGTGGTCCTGGACGTCGTTAATGGTGCAGTTGGATACGATGATCAGATTCTCTGTCAGCCCGTTAACCTAGATATTAAGAAACATCAGGCTGTTGCCATTGTTGGTCCCAACGGGATTGGAAAATCAACTCTCTTGAAAACGATTCTCGGTCGAATCCCGGCTATTCAGGGCCAAATCATCTTTGGTACCGGTGTGGATGCCGGCTACTACGACCAAGATCAAGCGACACTCCACGATAAGAAAACCGTTTTGCATGAGCTTTGGGACGATCATCCCACTACACCGGAGGGCGATATTCGTTCGATTCTAGGCAGCTTTCTCTTTACTGGAAGTGACGTCGACAAATCTGTCCACAGCCTTAGTGGTGGGGAACGGGCCCGGCTCCTTTTAACGAAACTGGCCCTGCGCCACGACAACTTCTTAATGTTGGACGAACCAACGAACCATTTAGACATCGATAGTCGTGAAGTGTTAGAAACCGCCCTGAACGAGTTTGACGGCACCATTCTTTTCGTTTCCCACGACCGGTACTTCATCAACCAAGTAGCCACGCAAGTCGTTGAGCTAGCACCGACGGGCACTACGCGTTACTTGGGTGACTACGATTACTACGTATCTAAGAAGGCTGAGCAAGATGCCTATGCTGCCAAAGAAGCAGCTGAAGCAGAGGCTGCTCACCCAACGGTCACAGCTCCCAAGCAAACGCAGGTCGACTATCAACAACAGAAGGAACAGCAAAAAGCCAAACGGAAATTAAGCCGGCAAGTAGACGCGCTTGAAGAAAGACTCGGCGATTTAGAAAAGCAAAAGACCGCAGTTGAAACCGAAATGAGTGCACCGGAAAACTTTAACGACGCCGGCAAACTCGGTGATCTTCAAGCTGATTTGACCCGAATTACGACAGAACTCGACAATACCGAGACTGACTGGACTGAAAAAAGCCTGGCGTTAGAGGAATTTGAGAATTAA
- a CDS encoding APC family permease, whose amino-acid sequence MWRYLKRVLIGKPLKTMDEGGQALTKFKALALLSSDALSSVAYGTEQITTVLITLSAAALMYQLWVAALVLVLLFAITLSYQQIIHAYPSGGGAYVVASTNWGQSAGLIAGGSLLVDYMLTVAVSTTSGTEAITSAIPALYPYSVWVSVLIVIGIMLLNLRGMRESAAFLTVPVYLFILMIIVMIGVGFYNIVTGNITYHAAASFNGPVQGMTLLLFFRAFSSGSSSLTGVEAISNAVPNFKEPKRHNAAATLAIMAGILAIFFAGITFLSYYMGIRPQSNQTVLSQIGTGVFGHGVFYYILQLSTAMILAVAANTGFSAFPILAYNLAKDKFLPHAYLDRGDRLGYSNGIISLAVGAIVLIFIFHGQTTLLIPLYAVGVFVPFTLSQSGMIIHWFRTREGFWLGKAFINLIGALISLVLVIFLLFLHFGNVWPYLIIMPLILLLFYRINQHYHNVAKQLRVAAKEKADIHQYDGATVIVLVSNITRVTSGAINYAQSIGDYVIAMHVSFDENPEKEHKTAQEFKEEFPDIRFVDIHSSYRSIATPTLRFCDVIAKRAAERNFTTTVLVPQFVPRHPWQNVLHNQTALRLRTILNSRENIIVSTYNYHLKE is encoded by the coding sequence ATGTGGCGTTATTTAAAGCGGGTTTTAATTGGAAAACCCCTCAAGACCATGGACGAAGGCGGTCAGGCACTAACCAAGTTTAAAGCACTGGCTCTCTTGTCGTCTGATGCGTTATCTTCCGTGGCTTATGGTACTGAGCAAATCACCACAGTCCTAATTACCTTGTCAGCGGCTGCATTGATGTACCAATTGTGGGTTGCTGCACTGGTCTTAGTTCTGTTATTTGCGATTACGCTTTCTTACCAGCAAATTATTCATGCCTACCCATCTGGTGGGGGCGCCTACGTTGTAGCTAGTACGAACTGGGGACAATCGGCGGGATTGATTGCCGGTGGTTCGCTGCTCGTTGACTACATGTTGACCGTGGCGGTTTCCACGACTTCTGGGACTGAAGCGATTACGTCGGCAATTCCGGCGCTATATCCGTATTCTGTATGGGTATCAGTCTTAATTGTGATTGGTATTATGTTGTTGAACTTACGGGGGATGCGTGAATCGGCAGCGTTTCTAACGGTTCCCGTTTACCTCTTCATTCTGATGATCATTGTGATGATTGGGGTTGGGTTCTACAACATTGTGACGGGTAATATCACGTATCACGCGGCGGCCTCGTTTAACGGTCCCGTCCAAGGCATGACGCTGTTGCTGTTCTTCCGAGCCTTCTCGTCTGGGTCTTCTTCCCTGACGGGGGTGGAAGCCATCAGTAACGCTGTGCCCAACTTCAAGGAACCGAAGCGGCACAATGCTGCGGCGACCTTAGCCATTATGGCGGGTATCTTGGCCATCTTCTTCGCTGGGATTACGTTCTTGAGTTACTATATGGGAATTCGCCCACAAAGTAACCAAACCGTCTTGTCTCAAATTGGGACCGGGGTCTTCGGGCACGGGGTCTTCTATTACATCCTTCAGTTGTCCACTGCGATGATCTTGGCAGTGGCAGCCAACACCGGGTTCTCAGCCTTTCCAATCTTGGCTTACAACCTGGCTAAGGATAAGTTCTTACCCCACGCCTACCTGGACAGAGGGGATCGGTTGGGTTACTCTAACGGAATTATTTCTTTGGCCGTTGGGGCTATCGTTCTGATCTTTATTTTCCATGGGCAAACGACCTTACTGATTCCACTGTATGCGGTTGGGGTTTTCGTACCATTCACGTTGTCACAATCAGGAATGATTATTCACTGGTTTAGAACACGTGAGGGATTCTGGCTGGGTAAGGCCTTTATCAACTTAATTGGGGCTCTCATTTCTCTGGTCCTCGTGATCTTCTTACTGTTCTTGCACTTCGGTAATGTTTGGCCATATTTGATCATCATGCCATTGATCCTGCTGTTGTTCTACCGAATCAATCAGCATTATCACAATGTGGCTAAGCAATTGCGGGTTGCTGCTAAGGAAAAGGCGGACATCCATCAATACGATGGGGCAACGGTCATTGTCCTGGTCAGCAACATCACGCGGGTAACGTCTGGTGCCATTAATTATGCACAGTCCATTGGGGACTACGTCATTGCGATGCACGTGTCTTTCGATGAAAACCCTGAGAAGGAGCATAAGACGGCTCAAGAATTCAAAGAGGAGTTCCCAGACATACGGTTTGTGGATATCCATTCCTCCTACCGGTCGATTGCGACGCCAACGTTGCGGTTCTGTGATGTGATTGCGAAGCGGGCGGCGGAGCGGAACTTTACGACTACGGTCCTGGTTCCCCAATTCGTTCCTCGGCATCCTTGGCAAAACGTTTTGCATAACCAAACGGCGTTACGACTACGGACGATTTTGAACTCGCGGGAAAATATCATTGTCTCGACGTATAATTATCATTTGAAAGAGTAG
- the groL gene encoding chaperonin GroEL (60 kDa chaperone family; promotes refolding of misfolded polypeptides especially under stressful conditions; forms two stacked rings of heptamers to form a barrel-shaped 14mer; ends can be capped by GroES; misfolded proteins enter the barrel where they are refolded when GroES binds), with the protein MAKELKFSEDARSKMLAGVDKLANTVKTTLGPKGRNVVLEQSYGNPTITNDGVTIAKSIELDDHFENMGAKLVSEVASKTNDIAGDGTTTATVLTQAIVNEGMKNVTAGANPVGIRRGIEKATNAAVESLHKMSIDVKTKEDIAQIASISSASKETGSLIADAMEKVGNDGVITIEESRGVDTSLDVVEGMQFDRGYMSQYMVTDNDKMEANLDNPYILITDKKIANIQDILPVLQAVVEQSRSLLIIADDITGEALPTLVLNKMRGTFNVVAAKAPGFGDRRKATLQDIAILTGGTVITDDLGLNLKDTTIDQLGQAQKVNVTKDSTTIVEGAGSKDQIAERVAEIKGQIDETSSDFDKDKLKERLAKLAGGVAVVRVGAATETELKERKYRIEDALNATRAAVEEGFVAGGGTALINVIGDVAKVEAEGDELTGVNIVLRALEEPVRQIAQNAGVEGSVVVEHLKGEKPGVGYNAADNKYEDMVKAGITDPTKVTRSALQNAASVSALLLTTEAVVAEKPEDHPAPAAPAANPGMGGMM; encoded by the coding sequence ATGGCTAAAGAATTAAAGTTCTCTGAAGACGCACGTAGCAAGATGCTTGCTGGTGTAGATAAGTTGGCGAACACCGTTAAGACCACCTTAGGACCTAAGGGTCGTAACGTTGTTTTGGAACAAAGCTACGGTAACCCAACCATCACTAACGATGGTGTGACGATTGCTAAGTCCATTGAATTAGACGACCATTTCGAAAACATGGGTGCCAAATTGGTTTCCGAAGTTGCTTCCAAGACCAACGATATCGCTGGTGATGGGACTACGACTGCGACTGTTTTGACGCAAGCCATCGTTAACGAAGGTATGAAGAACGTCACTGCTGGTGCCAACCCTGTTGGTATCCGTCGTGGGATTGAAAAGGCAACAAACGCTGCCGTTGAATCTCTGCACAAGATGTCTATCGACGTTAAAACGAAGGAAGATATCGCCCAAATCGCTTCTATTTCTTCAGCAAGCAAGGAAACTGGTTCCTTAATTGCTGACGCTATGGAAAAGGTTGGGAACGATGGGGTTATTACGATTGAAGAATCCCGTGGTGTTGATACCAGCTTAGACGTTGTTGAAGGGATGCAGTTTGATCGTGGGTACATGTCACAATACATGGTTACCGACAACGATAAGATGGAAGCTAACCTCGACAACCCATACATCTTGATTACTGACAAGAAGATTGCCAACATTCAAGATATCTTGCCTGTTTTACAAGCCGTTGTTGAACAAAGTCGTTCACTCTTGATCATCGCCGATGACATCACTGGTGAAGCTTTGCCTACGTTGGTTCTGAACAAGATGCGGGGAACGTTCAACGTCGTTGCTGCTAAGGCTCCTGGCTTTGGTGACCGTCGTAAGGCAACCTTGCAAGATATCGCTATCCTGACTGGTGGGACTGTCATCACCGATGACCTGGGTCTTAACTTGAAGGACACAACCATTGACCAATTAGGTCAAGCTCAAAAGGTTAACGTTACCAAGGACTCAACGACTATCGTTGAAGGTGCTGGTTCTAAGGATCAAATCGCTGAACGAGTTGCTGAAATCAAGGGTCAGATCGATGAAACCTCTTCTGACTTTGACAAGGACAAGCTCAAGGAACGTTTGGCTAAGTTAGCCGGCGGGGTTGCTGTTGTTCGTGTTGGTGCCGCAACTGAAACGGAATTGAAGGAACGGAAGTACCGGATTGAAGATGCTTTGAACGCTACCCGTGCCGCCGTTGAAGAAGGCTTTGTTGCTGGTGGTGGTACTGCCTTGATCAATGTTATTGGAGACGTTGCGAAGGTTGAAGCCGAAGGTGACGAGTTAACTGGTGTTAACATTGTTCTGCGTGCCTTGGAAGAACCAGTTCGTCAAATCGCTCAAAACGCTGGGGTCGAAGGCTCCGTTGTGGTTGAACATTTGAAGGGCGAAAAGCCAGGCGTTGGGTACAACGCTGCTGATAACAAGTACGAAGACATGGTTAAGGCTGGTATTACCGACCCAACCAAGGTTACCCGTTCTGCTCTGCAAAACGCTGCCTCCGTTTCCGCATTGTTGTTGACGACTGAAGCTGTGGTTGCTGAAAAGCCAGAAGACCATCCAGCACCAGCTGCACCAGCTGCTAACCCAGGTATGGGCGGCATGATGTAA
- the groES gene encoding co-chaperone GroES, whose protein sequence is MLKPLGDRVILDQPQEEETTVGGIVLASNAQEKPSTANVVAVGDGRVLDNGDKVAPTVKVGDKVLFDKYAGTEVKYQDSTYLVLHEKDLVAVVD, encoded by the coding sequence GTGTTAAAACCATTAGGAGACCGCGTCATTTTGGATCAACCACAAGAAGAAGAAACCACGGTTGGTGGCATTGTTTTGGCAAGTAATGCGCAGGAAAAGCCTTCAACGGCAAACGTTGTTGCTGTTGGTGATGGCCGTGTGTTAGACAATGGCGATAAGGTAGCCCCAACTGTTAAAGTTGGCGACAAGGTATTGTTCGACAAGTATGCCGGCACGGAAGTTAAGTACCAAGACTCGACGTACCTTGTTTTACACGAAAAGGACTTAGTTGCAGTTGTTGACTAA